Proteins encoded in a region of the Ancylobacter sp. SL191 genome:
- a CDS encoding putative B6 ABC transporter permease subunit 2, with protein MTNTHTSTPDLTEAARLAPAAPSARAELWRARGRVALLGIGPVIGALLLSALVLLALGVDPLAYYGFVIERGLINPYGLQATLTRMGPLLLLAAGLIVAFRAGIWNLGGDGQFLLSAVVVAALCPLLTPHLPAWLVLVVGLLVGALIGAVWSVLPALLKAYQGVNEIITTLMMTFLGVSFANVLVKLAFRDPATTVPQTRTLAVADRLPRLFDTTVSSGLLIGLVAVIAVHLVMTRTAFGLKLRIVGANPRAAIHAGLPVPALTVAVFAISAALAGLAGAVEILGVQGNVRADWNPHYAMTVIPLVFLARFNGFATIAFVFLFSVLSIGGESAARRTGVPNFFTLVVVAILLVMLGVAEYLDQRRRAAGK; from the coding sequence ATGACGAACACCCACACTTCCACCCCCGATCTCACCGAGGCCGCCCGCCTCGCCCCGGCGGCACCCTCGGCCCGCGCCGAGCTCTGGCGCGCCCGTGGCCGCGTCGCCCTGCTGGGCATCGGCCCGGTCATCGGCGCGCTGCTGCTGTCGGCCCTCGTGCTGCTGGCGCTCGGCGTCGATCCGCTGGCCTATTACGGCTTCGTCATCGAGCGCGGGCTGATCAATCCTTACGGCCTTCAGGCGACGCTGACCCGCATGGGCCCGCTGCTGCTGCTCGCCGCCGGGCTCATCGTGGCGTTCCGCGCCGGCATCTGGAATCTCGGCGGCGACGGGCAGTTCCTGCTCAGCGCCGTGGTGGTCGCCGCGCTTTGCCCGCTGCTCACGCCGCATCTGCCGGCGTGGCTGGTGCTGGTGGTCGGCCTTCTCGTCGGCGCGCTCATCGGCGCGGTCTGGTCGGTGCTGCCGGCGCTGCTCAAGGCCTATCAGGGCGTCAACGAGATCATCACCACGCTGATGATGACCTTTCTCGGCGTCTCCTTCGCCAATGTGCTGGTGAAGCTCGCCTTCCGCGACCCCGCCACGACCGTGCCGCAGACCCGCACGCTGGCGGTCGCCGACCGTCTGCCGCGCCTGTTCGACACCACCGTGTCGAGCGGCCTCCTTATCGGCCTCGTCGCGGTCATCGCGGTGCATCTCGTCATGACCCGCACCGCTTTCGGGCTGAAGCTGCGCATCGTCGGCGCCAATCCGCGCGCGGCGATCCATGCCGGCCTGCCGGTGCCGGCGCTCACCGTCGCCGTCTTCGCCATTTCCGCCGCGCTGGCGGGCCTTGCCGGGGCGGTGGAGATTCTGGGCGTGCAGGGCAATGTGCGGGCCGACTGGAATCCCCATTACGCGATGACGGTGATCCCGCTGGTCTTCCTCGCCCGCTTCAACGGCTTCGCCACCATCGCCTTCGTGTTCCTGTTCTCGGTGCTGTCGATCGGCGGCGAGAGCGCGGCGCGGCGCACCGGCGTGCCGAATTTCTTCACCCTCGTCGTGGTGGCCATCCTGCTCGTGATGCTCGGCGTCGCCGAATATCTCGACCAGCGCCGCCGCGCCGCCGGTAAGTGA